The Erinaceus europaeus chromosome 5 unlocalized genomic scaffold, mEriEur2.1 SUPER_5_unloc_1, whole genome shotgun sequence genome contains the following window.
TCTGTGTCCCCTGGGCCTTGGAAGCCAGCTCCGTCGGTTTCCCCTGCATCCTGGAAGTCATCTTCAGTCTCTCCTGGTTCCTGGAAAACTCCTCCTACATCTCCGGAGTCATGGAAGTCCGGCCCGCCAGAGCTCCGGAAGACAGCTCCCCCTTTGTCACCTGAACATTGGAAGGCGGTTCCTCCAGTGTCCCTTGAGCTCTGCAAAGCAGgcccctccctgtccccagagATCCGTAGTCCAGCAGGGTCCCCAGAGCTCAGAAAGACCCCGGGGTCCCCAGAACTGTGGAAGCTTTCTCCTGAGCAGCGGAAAGCGGCTGCACTTGATTTCCCTGAGCCCCAGAAAGGCGCCTGTGGTGCTGCCCCTGATCTCTGGAAGTCTTCCTTTTTCATGGAGCCTCAGAAGCCTGTCTTCCCTGACGCCCGGAAGCCAAGCCCCTCTGGACCTTCAGAATCCCCTAAAACGTCCTCTGACATCTGGAAGCCCGTTCTCTCTGTTGACACCGAGCCTAGGAAACCCGCTCCATTTCCTGAGTCCACCACAACGGTTTCGCCCACTTCGTCTGAGCCACGGAAGCGCACCCTTTTCCCAGAGCCTCGGAAGCACACCCTTTTTCCTGAGCTTCCCAAAGCGGCTGTCTTCACAGAGTCTCAGAAAGCTGTTGGAGAGTTACCAACAGAATCCATAGATGACCAAGAATATGATCTCTTGTCTCGGGAGGAACTATTAGCCTCACCTAAGAAGCTTGCAGAGGACGTTTTATTTCCCTCTAAGAAGCTCAAGAGAGACAATCAGGAGAGCTCTGATGCTGAACTCAGCAGCAGTGAGTATGTGAAGACAGACCTGGACGTCGTGGACATCAAGGGCCAAGAGTCGAGCAGTGACCAGGAGCAGGTTGACGTGGAGTCCGTTGACTttggaaaagaaaagacagacatgACTGGCCCAGAGCAGTCCAAAAACGTGCTGCAGTTCACTGAGGAGAAGGAGGCTTTCATCTCTGAGGAGGAGATTGCAAAGTACATGAAGCGAGGGAAGGGAAAGTATTACTGCAAGATCTGCTGCTGCCGTGCCATGAAGAAGGGCGCTGTCCTGCACCACCTGGTGAACAAGCACAATGTCCACAGCCCGTACAAGTGTGCCATCTGCGGGAAGGCTTTTCTGTTGGAATCTCTCCTCAAAAATCACGTAGCAGCCCACGGGCAAAGTTTACTTAAATGTCCACGTTGTAATTTTGAGTCAAATTTTCCTAGAGGCTTTAAGAAACATTTGACTCACTGCCAGAGCAGGCATAACGAAGAGGCGAGCAGGAAGCTGATGGAGGCTCTTGAGCCACCACTGGAAGAGCAGCCTGTGTGAGCTGCTGTTGGCTGCAGGTGCCGGGCTTCCAGGGAGCTCTGGGGCAGTGGGTGCAGTGTGTCCAGTGTGTTCGAGTAGTGTCAGCGGAGAGGAGAGTAAGCACTCGGTGGCTTCTTCATGCTCTCTGTGTGGCTTAGAAGTCATAGTGTTCATTCCAGAGCAGCAGATTCCACTCATTTCTTTCAGTGTTTATGAGTACTGTGGAGAGCTAGACATTCCATTGAATGAACAAATTGTATTGTTATAAACATCTAGTTAATGTGTATGTTTTTGTAAGAGTGATCTCTTTCACACAGTGAAAATTATTGGAGTGTGTAGGTGTGAGAATTTGAGAAGTGTATCTCTAGTTACAACCTTTCTGGTTTGATACATAGAACTGTACAGCTCATCTATTTCTGGGCAGCTTTGAAGATGTGGGAAGTGCAGTCTCAGGATTGCTGGCTGTCTGCTGGTGGGAAAAAGTAGGCTTCACAGACAGTCTCTAGCCTCGTGTAGGAGACTGACAGCGACGGTGACTGTAGGCGTTGTCTCTGCTTGTTTCCTTGgaatctttctgtctgtatcttccTGAGATCTGGTCTGTGCCTTCCTGTGAGCTCTCACCAACAGGCCTCTCTTAGTAGAAGCCAGGTGGTTCAGCCTTTGTACCTCCTCCTCTTGGGTCTGCTTCAGGCCGGCTGAATACCTTCTGGACCCACAGTAGGCGTTTTATAAATAGGCATTTCAGTTTGAGGCTTTGTCGATGTCACGTTTTCATAGCTGCTGTAAATACCTTGTGTTTATCAGtgtgttattttaatttaaaatactttGTT
Protein-coding sequences here:
- the CHAMP1 gene encoding chromosome alignment-maintaining phosphoprotein 1, giving the protein MEVLREPQMLLARLECEHCGFRGSDRENVQIHMGTVHPEFCDEMDAGGLGKMIFYQKSARLFHCHKCFFTSKMYSNVYHHITAQHSGPEKWAEKQKNQSNKDTESGKSPFWELQKTPSNSAELLRAGPTVAMDTQKPAPVLCPEPKPTCESPLEHQPSSTASPEHQEPPAPVSSPELSRPTPVSECQKLIPIPSPEAQRLAPVSPEPVKATLPNPRSQKHSHFSEVLGPPSASSPESPVLAASPEPWGPPPSVSPESRKPGQTLSPEPWGPSPSVSLESWKPGQTLSPEPWGPPPSASPESRKPGQTLSPEPRKPSPAESPEPRKPLPAVSPEPRRPAPAASPGSWKPGPPGSPRSWKSGSSASSGPWKPAKPAPSVSPGPWKPIPSVSPGPWKPAPSVSPASWKSSSVSPGSWKTPPTSPESWKSGPPELRKTAPPLSPEHWKAVPPVSLELCKAGPSLSPEIRSPAGSPELRKTPGSPELWKLSPEQRKAAALDFPEPQKGACGAAPDLWKSSFFMEPQKPVFPDARKPSPSGPSESPKTSSDIWKPVLSVDTEPRKPAPFPESTTTVSPTSSEPRKRTLFPEPRKHTLFPELPKAAVFTESQKAVGELPTESIDDQEYDLLSREELLASPKKLAEDVLFPSKKLKRDNQESSDAELSSSEYVKTDLDVVDIKGQESSSDQEQVDVESVDFGKEKTDMTGPEQSKNVLQFTEEKEAFISEEEIAKYMKRGKGKYYCKICCCRAMKKGAVLHHLVNKHNVHSPYKCAICGKAFLLESLLKNHVAAHGQSLLKCPRCNFESNFPRGFKKHLTHCQSRHNEEASRKLMEALEPPLEEQPV